The genome window CATATTATTAATTTATAAAATCACTTACTTTTCAACTGGTTGAAATAAAATCTGAACATAGTTTTTGACGTTGTTTATTTTAGATTAATCAGTGAATTGTGAGTTCGATCTTTCTTTTATCAATCTCATGTTAACGTTAACATATCTTTAATTATATACTGTGTTCATGTTCTGGGCTGCTCACTTCACGATAAATCAAAAAAGAGAAGAAAGCGCTAGCAATGATGTTTATTGGTTTAATTCAAATAGGTATTAATATGAAGATGTTACCGTTATCTGCGATTGCAGCGGCTTTTGTCATCCTATTCCCTTTGGTGGGGGATGCTCAAACGGATTTAAGCCGTATTGAGGCAAGGCTGGAGGCGTTAGAGAAAAGAGCTGAGTTGGCAGAACGACGTGCCGAAGCTGCTGAACAGAAAGCAGAAAAGCTCGAACGAGTGATGAATATGCATGAAACTACCAAACAACCCATATCAACCGTTGTTAAGGAGCCTATTTCCAATACAAATGTACCAAGGGAGAGTGAAGAAAAACCAACATCTGGGATCCAATACCACAATGATTACGGTGAACTTAAGCTTTATGGCGATGTTGAGTTCAATATGGATGGGGCGAGTCGTCAGGGACAAATTACATCTGTCAGAACGGCTCTTGGGAAAAACAACCAACCAAATAAGAGTGATAATTGGGATATTAATGGACGGATTTTGATTGGGGTAGATGGTAATCATTTGAAAGATAATGGAAATTATGCAGGGTTTTCTGTGCAGCCGCTTGCGGATATGACAGGAAAAATGAACCTTGATGATGCCGCTTTTTATTTCGGGCAAAAGGATCGCTGGCAAGTAAAGCTCGGCCGTTACGAAGCTTATGACATGTTCCCATTAGGACAAGATACGTTTGTACAGTATTCAGGCAATACGGCGAATGATTTGTACAGTGATGGGTTCGGTTATATTTATATGATGAAAGAAGGGCGGGGGCGTTCAGGTGATGGTGGTAGTGTGCAACTTTCCCATTCATTAGATGATTGGTATTTTGAAATTAACGCATTGGTTGAAGATGGTACTGCTTTATTCGATGACTCTAATTACCATGGTTATCAGCTAGATAATAAGAAAAATGTTATTTATTTAAGGCCTGTGGTGGCTTGGCAGCCGAATGATTTTAAAGTGGCTATTGCGATGGAATCTCAAGTTATCAACAATGCCTATGGGGATAACGTTGATGGTCATTGGAAGGATATGTCCAAACGTAATGGATATGGTATGACTTTAGGATGGAATAGCGTAGAAAAATACTCAGATAATGGCGTGCAGCTAACATTCAGTACTGCATACCTAGATGCAATAGCAGAAACAGATTTATCGTTAGGTGGCTATGCTTTGTGGCGTCGCGCTCAACTAGGTTATATCTATGCGCATAATAATATTAAAGATTTTAATGCAGTAAATATTTCGACAGACCCTAATTCAGTGTTGAATAACATCCCAGGTAAATATGATGTTCATACTTTATATGCTTCTTATGAGTTACCTCAAATTTTAGCTATAGATAATTACAAAATTTATCTTGGTGCTTATTACTCTAAAATTAATGCAGATAACCCTAATTTGATTAGTCATCATGATGATGAACGCTATGGTGTTCGTGCTCGCTTCAAATATTTTTTCTAGTCTAAGTTAGGCCGTTCTTCCTATGTGTTGTTAATAAATAGGAAGATCGGCTGCGAAATAACTATCAAAAAGATTTTTTATTTATTTCTCTTGTGTTTTAACGCATTTCTATATTAAAAATCATCTGCTGACATGATCATTGTCAGTGAATTTTGCTTAATGATTAGGCAGAGTAATTTTTTTTATAATTACAAAATAAGACAGGCAGGAGAAATAAATGATTGAGCTCTTAATCGGCGTTATTGTCGCCATTGGAGTTGGGCGTTATATCATAAAAGGGTATTCCGCAACGGGTGTGTTAATGACAGGAGGGATTTTACTTCTAATCATTACCGCTATTATGGGCAAAAGTATTTTACCAGGTTCTGTTCCAACGACGGGGTGGCGTGTAACAGATATTCTGGAATACATAAAATTCCTATTAATGAGCCGAGGTGGCGACCTTGGTATGATGATCATGGTGTTATGTGGGTTTGCATCTTATATGACTCACATTGGGGCGAATGATGTTGTGGTGAAAATCGCTTCTAAGCCATTAAAAATGATCAACTCACCTTATTTGTTGATGGTTGCTGCTTATATTGTGGCATGTTTGATGTCACTGGCGGTATCTTCTGCGACAGGCCTCGGTGTATTACTGATGGCGACATTATTCCCTGTAATGGTGAATGTCGGGATCAGCCGTGGTGCAGCAGCAGCAATCTGTGCATCGCCAGCGGCAATTATTTTAGCGCCGACATCTGGTGATGTTATCTTAGCGGCAAAAGCGGCTGAAATGCCATTAATCGACTTTGCATTTAAAACGACCTTACCGATTTCTATCGCGGCAATTGTGGCAATGTCAATCGCTCACTTCTTTTGGCAGCGTTACCTCGACAGAAAAGAAAATGTCACGACTGAAATGTTAGATGTGAATGAAATTAAAACCCATGCTCCTGCTTTCTACGCTATTTTACCTTTTACGCCAATTATCGGTGTTTTAGTGTTTGATGGTAAATGGGCGCCTGAATTGCATATTGTTACCATTATTGTTGGCTGTATTATTTTGGCTGCAATCATTGAATTCATCCGTAGCTTCAGCGCTAAACATGTCTATAGTGGCTTAGAAGTTTGCTACAAAGGTATGGCAGAAGCATTTGCAACGGTCGTTATGTTATTAGTGGCGGCTGGGGTATTTGCTCAAGGTTTAAGTACCATTGGCTTTATTAAAGGGCTCATTGACCTTGCACAGTCATTCGGTTCTGGCGCAATTGTGATGATGATTGCACTGGTGGTGATTACGATGTTAGCTGCGATGACCACAGGTTCAGGGAATGCACCGTTCTATGCATTTGTTGAACTAATTCCTCATTTAGCAAAACAAATGGGGGTCAATCCTGCTTACTTAGTGATACCAATGCTACAAGCCTCTAACTTAGGGCGGACTTTATCGCCGGTATCAGGGGTTGTCGTGGCCGTATCTGGTATGGCAAAAATCTCTCCGTTCGAAGTCGTGAAAAGAACGTCAATCCCAGTATTAGTTGGATTGGTTGTGGTTGTAATTGCGACAGAAATATTAGTGCCTATATATCTATAACATTTCAGTTTCTCAGGTAAAAAAAAAATGGCTGAGCGAATAACTCAGCCATTCCTCGAATTAAAAATTAAATACTTTATATCTAAAATTTACTCTTTTAATTGATTGCGAAATTATTTTTTTACAGAATAATTACGTGGTGTTTGTTCTTTTACGTTATTAACGAGATCTACCCCAAAAAGTTGAAAGAAATAGAGTAATTAAATTAGGTACTGTTGCCCATTTAATGCAAAATCTGCACATCTTATTTTAATAACGTTAATGATGAAGAACACAAGATGAGCACAATTGAAAAAGCAGTAGTTACAGAAGATAAACCTGTCAGTAAGTGGACTTATAAGGATTTTACTTGGGTACTTTCTTTATTTGGTACCGCCGTGGGGGGCAGGCGTTTTATTCCTACCAATTAAAGCTGGTGCTGGGGGTTTTTGGCCATTAGTAGTATTAGCAATAATTGCAACACCAATGATTTGGTTGGCTCATAAAGGGTTAGCTCGCTTTGTCTTATCCTCAAAAAATCCAAATGCCGATATTACCGATACGGTAGAAGAGCATTTTGGTAAAGTAGGCGCAAATATTATTACATTTGCCTATTTCTTTGCTATTTACCCTATCGTATTGATTTACGGTGTCGGTATCACGAATACTGTTGATTCGTTCTTAGTAAATCAATTAGGAATAGACCCACTACCACGATGGTTATTGTCTGGAGTATTGATTGCTGCAATGACTGCTGGTGTGGTATTTGGTCGCGACCTTATGTTAAAGCTCACCTCCCTAATGGTTTATCCTTTGGTATTCATTTTGTTAGCTTTATCATTGTATCTAATCCCTGAGTGGAATATGTCCATGCTAGAGGTGGCTCCTGATTGGAGTGCAATGCCTGTGATTGTTTGGATGGCGATCCCACTTATCGTATTCTCATTTAACCATAGCCCAATCATCAGCCAATTTACTAAAGACCAACGTCAGCAGTTTGGTGATAATGCAGTGGTAAAAACGGATATGATTACTGGTGGTGCAGCATTGATGCTGACTGGTTTCGTGATGTTTTTCGTTTTCTCTGTGGTGTTATCACTAAGCCCAGCAGAGCTTGCCGTTGCGAAAGAACAAAATATCAGTGTGTTATCACATATTGCGAATATCAACCCATCGCCAATCCTATCTTATTTAGGGCCTATTGTTGCTTTCGCTGCGATTGTATCAAGTTACTTTGGTCACTTCTTAGGCGCTCACGAAGGTTTGGTTGGGTTAATTAAATCTCGCTCTTCTTTCTCTGTGAAGAAAATTCAAACGGCATCCATGTTATTTATTGTGATAACAACCTGGATTGTGACTATTCGTAACCCAAGTATTTTAGGCATGATTGAAACGATGGGGGCACCAATGATTGCCGCTATCCTATTCATTCTACCTGTTGTTTCGATGAATATTGTTCCTGCAATGAAGAAATTTAGCACTTCAAAAACTGGCACAAATTTTCACCTTTATTTGTGGGTTAGCATCTATTACTTCGGTTATTTATGGCGCTTTCTTATAGTTATAAATAAAGTTATATAAGACGTAAAGCCACGACCTGTAGGGGTTGTGGCTTTTTTATATCAATACGAAATAGGTTATAAGGATAGACACTGATATAACTCATTTTTAAGCTGAAGGGTGTGATAATCACCATTGCTGCATCTATCAATGTGAAATAATTTCAAGTTCAATTAGTTGCTCGCTATGGTGTCTTAGGTAATATCTAGAGTTATCACAGCATCATAACAACATAATTATGAACCTCCTCTGGCAATTGCATTTTCCAGTGTGTCGTAACAAGGATAACGAATGAAATTAGAAACATTATCGATTCACGCGGGCTACTCCCCTGATCCTACTACCAAGTCTGTTGCCGTACCGATTTACCAAACGACTTCTTATGCTTTTGATGACACTCAGCACGGCGCTGATCTCTTCGATTTAAAAGTCGCGGGTAATATTTACACGCGAATTATGAACCCAACGAATGATGTTCTAGAGCAGCGTGTTGCTGCCCTTGAAGGCGGTGTGGCAGGGTTGGCTGTTGCTTCTGGAATGGCGGCAATTACTTATGCGATTCAAACAGTCGCACAAGCTGGGGACAACATTGTTTCCGTGGCAAAATTATATGGCGGAACATACAATTTACTTGCCCACGCTTTGCCACGCTTAGGAATTGAAACCCGTTTTGCAGAGCACGATGATTTAGCAGCGCTTGAAGCGCTTATTGATAACAAGACTCGAGCCGTATTCTGTGAGTCAATTTCAAACCCAGCGGGTTTTATTGTGGATATTGCTGCACTCGCTGAAGTTGCACATCGCCATGGTGTGCCTTTGATTGTCGATAATACCGTAGCGACCCCATATTTATGTCGCCCATTTGAACATGGGGCGGATATCGTGGTTCATTCATTGACTAAGTATATTGGCGGCCATGGTACATCACTGGGTGGAATGGTTATTGATTCAGGTAAGTTTCCATGGACAAAATACCCGAATCGCTTTTCGTTATTGATAGAGCCGGATGTGGCATACCATGGTGTCAGTTATACCGAACATTTTGGTGCAGCGGCCTTTATTGCTCGTTGCCGTGTTGCGCCATTGCGCGGAACGGGGGCTGCATTATCACCGTTTAACGCATTCTTGATTTTACAAGGTTTAGAAACCCTCGCGCTAAGAATGGATAGACATACCGAAAATGCGCTAAAAGTTGCGAACTACCTGGAAAATCATCCACAAGTAGAGTGGGTGAAATATGCAGGGCTACCGAGTAACCCTGAACATGGCTTAGCGCAAAAGTATATGAACGGCAAGCCAGCAAGTATTATGTCGTTTGGTATTAAAGGTGGCCAAGAAGCAGGGGCACGCTTTATTGATGCCTTGAAACTGATTGTGCGGTTGGTAAATATTGGTGATGCTAAATCACTAGCCTGCCACCCTGCATCAACGACACATCGTCAACTTAATGATGCAGAGTTAGCGCAGGCAGGAGTTTCTCGGGATATGATCCGCTTATCAATTGGCATAGAACATATTGATGATATTTTAGCAGACCTTGAACAGGCGTTAGCTGCTGCCAAATAGTTTTACTTTGTATGAATAATAACCGGTTATGGTGAATACCCTGACCGGTTTTTGTTTATAAACTGCCGTACACTTTTTTGTATTAATGACTAATATTAAGAACGAATTAAATTTTCACCTTATTTTTAAATACTGAACTATTCTTTAAACACTCAGTCTTATTATTTGATTCTTATCTCTTTTTGTATATGAATTGTAGTATTCATTTATTGATTGTTTATATACAGTGACCTTTCTACCAACTAACGTTCGATTTGTTTAAATGAGGTTTAATTGCCATAACGATAATAGCTAAATAAAAAGAAAGTGTTTTTCAAATGAACTAAATAAAATTATTAAATATCAATAACAAGAATGGTTGAGATGAGATGATTATGGCAAACAATAAAGTTGCCTACCTTAAATGGTGCCTGTTATTCGGTTTTGTCCTAGTAACCTATTTTTTTACCATTAAATGGTAGGTTACTGTGGCAACCGGATGAACTGCGGTATGCAGAAATTAGTCGGGAACTGATTATAAGTTATAACTGGAGTGTTCCTGAACTTTTAGATATTCGTTATTTTGAGAAACCTATTTTTGGTTATTGGGTAGGGGCTGTTTTCCAAATGTTATTTGGTGAAAATAACATTTCTGTTCGTCTTGGTGTGGTATTTAGTACATTAGCTAGTGGGCTATTTGTTTATCTTAGCGCTAAAATGGCTTGGAAAAACTCACGTCTCGCTTTCAACGCGGTGTTTATTTATCTTTCAATGTTGATGGTCTTTACCATCGGTACCTACAATATTCTTGACCCGATTGTGACAGCATTTATCACTATGGTGATTTTCTTTTTCCAATGGGGTTTAACGACAAAATACTTCTCTCATAAATTACTCGCTTTTATGATGATGGGAGTAGCCTGTGGGTTAGGGGTATTAACAAAAGGTTTTCTCGTTTTAGTGCTGCCAGTGCTTGTTTGCTCTGTTGCCGCTATTTACTTTAAGCAATTCAAAGAAGTATTTGTTTTCTCGTTTGTTTCGCTGTTCACTGCTTTTGTCGTGTGCTTACCTTGGGCCTTTGTTATTGCCAGCCGTGAGCCTGATTTCTGGAACTATTTCTTCTGGGTTGAGCATATTCAACGTTTTATGGCGAATAACGCGCAAAACAAATCCCCATTTTGGTTTTATATCCCTATCTTGCTCGCTGCGGTATTACCTTGGCTAGGGTACCTTTTTGGTGCGCTACGACACGCATGGCAGCAAAAAGGGTTACATATTTATTTTCTATTATGGTTTATCGTGCCATTTGTTTTTTTCAGTATTACTAAAGGAAAATTACTGACCTATATTTTGCCTTGTATTGCACCGATCGCGGTTCTTATGGCAGCCTACATTGAAAAAATACTGACTGAGAAAAACACACTCACTATTCGTTTGAATGCATTGATTAACACACTCATAGGTGCCGTTATTGCTGGTGGAATTATTGCTTCTGCTTATTACCCTAAACTGAATGTATATCAGGCCGATGAAAGTGGAAAGCTATGGTTAGCCGCTGGCGCATTTATTTTTTGGTTATTGGTTGCGTTGCTTTCTTTCAAACAACGGTTTTGGTATTTAGCCGCAGTGTGTACGGTGGCAATTAGCTTAACGGTAGGGCATGTGATCCCATCTCGTATTGCCAGTAATAATACGCCACAAGAGGTGATTGCGAAGTATCATCACCAGTTAGCTGATAAATCTGTATTGTTAACCAATAATGTCGGGCTAGGCACCACATTGGCATGGGTACTTAAACGCAGTGATATTACGATGCTTCACCAAACTGGGGAATTAGGCTACGGGCTAAAATACCCAGATGCCGCTAATCGGTTTTATAGCTTAAAGCAGTTACCTGATTTATTAAAAAATTATCATTATAAAGATGTGGCGGTGGTCGTAGAAAGTTCTCAGCGTGAATTGTTGGACGCATTACCCGGCAACCCAATTATTATTCGGGAAGGTAATCTTGTTTTAGCTTTTTACGAAGGCTAATAGAGTACTTTGTCATGTTGTTTGATAATAGCCGCCAAACCTAAATGGTTTGGCGGCTATTTACATTAGCGTGTAGGCTTATTTAAAGTGCTCGAGTTTGACGCTGAATGAGATTTTTCCAGACCTGCGGGGAGACCATGATAAATTAATAGCATGGCCATGCTATTACTCATTGCATTCACTTCCACTTCGTTGACTGTACGGCTGTTACGTTGATGACGGCTAGTTAACGTATTTCTCATTGGGACGTCTCCTCAGTTTCTTTGATTAGGCGATTCGCTTCGGCAAGCTCATAGCGCCTTGGTGTTAGTGCGGTTGCACTGTGATTACGGGCTAGCAAGGTATAAATGGTTGGTAAAACAAACAGGGTAAATAATGTGCCAACTAACATACCAGTGACTATCACTAAGCCTAAGCCAAAGCGGCTATTCGCTCCTGCTCCAGTGGCGAATAGCAGAGGAACTAAGCCAATCACCATTGCTGCGGTTGTCATTAGTATTGGGCGTAAACGAATTTGTGCTGCTTTGAGAATGGCATGTCGTCTATCTAACCCTTCATTGGCTTGTAATTCATTGGCAAACTCAACCATCAATATTCCGTGTTTACTGATTAAGCCAATTAATGTGACTAAGCCGATTTGGGTGTAAATATTTAATGTTGCATAACCAAGTGCCAATGGAATCAACGCACCACAAATTGAAAGTGGAACAGTAATCAAGATAATCAATGGGTCGACTAAACTTTCATATTGTGCCGCTAAGACTAAGTAAATAATGATGAGCGCCGCCATAAAGGCAAAGGCGAGGGTGTTACCTTCTTGTTTATATTGGCGCGAATCGGATTGCCAGTCATGGCTAAAACCGGCGGGTAGTTCATTGGCAATATCATCTAAATAGGCAACGGCTTGGCCTAACGTGATACCCGGGGCGGGTATTGCTTGGAAAATTGCTGCATTCTGCTGATTAAATTGCGTGAGTTTATTTGGTTCAACTTGGGTATTGATATCGACCACCGTTGACAGTGGGATCATAGTTCCTGTTTCTGATTTCACATAATGGCGTGAAAGGGCTTCCGGTGTTAAGCGTTGGCTACGAATACTTTGAGGGATCACATCATAAGAACGGCCATCCATCCCAAAGCGGTTAATATAGTTTTCCCCCACTAATAAGGTCAGTGATTCCCCGATATCTTGCATACGAATGCCTAAGCTATTCGCTTTTGAACGGTTAATACGGACTTCTACCACTGGGTTGTTGTAGTCGAGGTCACTATCTACCACCATAAACAGACCGCTTTCACGTGCTTGTTGCTTGATCTCTTCCATGGTTTTATAGAGTACCGAATAATCTTGCGGACTTCTGAGAACCATTTGGATTGGCAAGCCACCCGTTGAACCTGGCAAGGCGGGTAACTGGAAAACGAAAATACTGTTCCCTTCGACATCACCGACGCGCCCTTGTAAGTCACCTTGGATCTCAGATGCGGCGCGGTCACGCTGCTCCCATGATGTCAAGTTAGTTCCCCCAAAGCTGGCGGAGGGGCCATCGGTTCCGTTAATAATCCAAGTACTTTCTGTTTCTGGCAACTCCATGAAAACATCATGTAAT of Providencia rettgeri contains these proteins:
- the sdaC_1 gene encoding Serine transporter: MVPPWGAGVLFLPIKAGAGGFWPLVVLAIIATPMIWLAHKGLARFVLSSKNPNADITDTVEEHFGKVGANIITFAYFFAIYPIVLIYGVGITNTVDSFLVNQLGIDPLPRWLLSGVLIAAMTAGVVFGRDLMLKLTSLMVYPLVFILLALSLYLIPEWNMSMLEVAPDWSAMPVIVWMAIPLIVFSFNHSPIISQFTKDQRQQFGDNAVVKTDMITGGAALMLTGFVMFFVFSVVLSLSPAELAVAKEQNISVLSHIANINPSPILSYLGPIVAFAAIVSSYFGHFLGAHEGLVGLIKSRSSFSVKKIQTASMLFIVITTWIVTIRNPSILGMIETMGAPMIAAILFILPVVSMNIVPAMKKFSTSKTGTNFHLYLWVSIYYFGYLWRFLIVINKVI
- the arnT_1 gene encoding Undecaprenyl phosphate-alpha-4-amino-4-deoxy-L-arabinose arabinosyl transferase, which produces MLFGENNISVRLGVVFSTLASGLFVYLSAKMAWKNSRLAFNAVFIYLSMLMVFTIGTYNILDPIVTAFITMVIFFFQWGLTTKYFSHKLLAFMMMGVACGLGVLTKGFLVLVLPVLVCSVAAIYFKQFKEVFVFSFVSLFTAFVVCLPWAFVIASREPDFWNYFFWVEHIQRFMANNAQNKSPFWFYIPILLAAVLPWLGYLFGALRHAWQQKGLHIYFLLWFIVPFVFFSITKGKLLTYILPCIAPIAVLMAAYIEKILTEKNTLTIRLNALINTLIGAVIAGGIIASAYYPKLNVYQADESGKLWLAAGAFIFWLLVALLSFKQRFWYLAAVCTVAISLTVGHVIPSRIASNNTPQEVIAKYHHQLADKSVLLTNNVGLGTTLAWVLKRSDITMLHQTGELGYGLKYPDAANRFYSLKQLPDLLKNYHYKDVAVVVESSQRELLDALPGNPIIIREGNLVLAFYEG
- the scrY gene encoding Sucrose porin precursor, with the translated sequence MMFIGLIQIGINMKMLPLSAIAAAFVILFPLVGDAQTDLSRIEARLEALEKRAELAERRAEAAEQKAEKLERVMNMHETTKQPISTVVKEPISNTNVPRESEEKPTSGIQYHNDYGELKLYGDVEFNMDGASRQGQITSVRTALGKNNQPNKSDNWDINGRILIGVDGNHLKDNGNYAGFSVQPLADMTGKMNLDDAAFYFGQKDRWQVKLGRYEAYDMFPLGQDTFVQYSGNTANDLYSDGFGYIYMMKEGRGRSGDGGSVQLSHSLDDWYFEINALVEDGTALFDDSNYHGYQLDNKKNVIYLRPVVAWQPNDFKVAIAMESQVINNAYGDNVDGHWKDMSKRNGYGMTLGWNSVEKYSDNGVQLTFSTAYLDAIAETDLSLGGYALWRRAQLGYIYAHNNIKDFNAVNISTDPNSVLNNIPGKYDVHTLYASYELPQILAIDNYKIYLGAYYSKINADNPNLISHHDDERYGVRARFKYFF
- the dcuD_2 gene encoding Putative cryptic C4-dicarboxylate transporter DcuD, with the translated sequence MIELLIGVIVAIGVGRYIIKGYSATGVLMTGGILLLIITAIMGKSILPGSVPTTGWRVTDILEYIKFLLMSRGGDLGMMIMVLCGFASYMTHIGANDVVVKIASKPLKMINSPYLLMVAAYIVACLMSLAVSSATGLGVLLMATLFPVMVNVGISRGAAAAICASPAAIILAPTSGDVILAAKAAEMPLIDFAFKTTLPISIAAIVAMSIAHFFWQRYLDRKENVTTEMLDVNEIKTHAPAFYAILPFTPIIGVLVFDGKWAPELHIVTIIVGCIILAAIIEFIRSFSAKHVYSGLEVCYKGMAEAFATVVMLLVAAGVFAQGLSTIGFIKGLIDLAQSFGSGAIVMMIALVVITMLAAMTTGSGNAPFYAFVELIPHLAKQMGVNPAYLVIPMLQASNLGRTLSPVSGVVVAVSGMAKISPFEVVKRTSIPVLVGLVVVVIATEILVPIYL
- the mdeA_1 gene encoding Methionine gamma-lyase codes for the protein MKLETLSIHAGYSPDPTTKSVAVPIYQTTSYAFDDTQHGADLFDLKVAGNIYTRIMNPTNDVLEQRVAALEGGVAGLAVASGMAAITYAIQTVAQAGDNIVSVAKLYGGTYNLLAHALPRLGIETRFAEHDDLAALEALIDNKTRAVFCESISNPAGFIVDIAALAEVAHRHGVPLIVDNTVATPYLCRPFEHGADIVVHSLTKYIGGHGTSLGGMVIDSGKFPWTKYPNRFSLLIEPDVAYHGVSYTEHFGAAAFIARCRVAPLRGTGAALSPFNAFLILQGLETLALRMDRHTENALKVANYLENHPQVEWVKYAGLPSNPEHGLAQKYMNGKPASIMSFGIKGGQEAGARFIDALKLIVRLVNIGDAKSLACHPASTTHRQLNDAELAQAGVSRDMIRLSIGIEHIDDILADLEQALAAAK